GCGTACGCCGTTGTCCTCGCCCCACTGCCCGAACGTGGACAGCGCGCCGGACTCGTCGTCGGGGTGCGCGCCGACGAACAGCGCGCCCAGGTCGACCGGCGTCCCTCGCGACGTGTCCGCCCTCGTGTCCGCGGACCGGGCGGATGTGACCGTGGCGGGCGTGACCTTGGCGGGCGCGGCCGGCACTGTGGCGGCGGTGGCCGGCCCGGCGGCAGCGACCAGTCCGGCGGCGACCAGGCTCGCGACCGCGCTCAGCGCCGTCCGACCTCGAACGGGTGGAAACCCCATGCTTGTCCTCCTCATGCCGTACCGACGAAGCGGCACGGCGCGTGACCGGCGACGTACGTCCGCGCCGAAGAGCCGACGACGGACACACTCCCCCTGTGGCGCTCGCGTGATCGTCTCGCGCCATCCGTGACCTTGCAAAGGGTGCGAGCGAGGAGGTATTCCCGCCGTGGGGCCGAACACGCGCGGCGGAGCCGGTTGTGGCCAATGCGCATGCGCTTGCCGTCATCAGGGCGGTCGCGTGGGTAGCGTGCGGAGTCATCAGCCGCGCAAGGACTTCGCAGGAGGCACGCGTGCCGAGGAGACTGTCCGCAACCGTCGCGCTCGTGTGCGGCCTGGCCCTGCTACCCGCCCTGCCCGCGTTCGCATCACCGGCTTCCACGTCGTCCGCGGCCACTCGTCACTCCAGTCCCGGCGACGGGCAGCGCACCGAGCGGACCTACGCGCCGAGCGACCAGACCATCGCGAACCCCGAGCGCGGCTTCTACCACCACACCGAGACGCACTTCCGCGCCGATGGTTCGGGGTACGAGCCGCTGGACCTGGCCACGCTGCGCGGCTGGCGCGAACGCGAGCACGTCACCCAGATCCTTCGGGTCTTCTACCTGGAGAAGTTCGCGGGCACCGACACGATCGACCCGGCTTACCTGGCCCGCGTCCAGGCCGACTTCGCCACCGCCCGCGCGGCCGGCGTCAAGGTGATCGTGCGGTTCGCGTACGCGCAGCCGAAGGACGACTGGCCCTACCAGCCGCCGTACGGCGACGCCCCGAAGGATCGCGTCCTGCGCCACATCGCTCAGCTCGCGCCCGTCCTGCGGGCGAACGCCGACGTGATCGCCACCGTGCAGGCCGGCTTCATCGGGTTGTGGGGCGAGGGCTACTACACCGACCACTTCGTCGCCGACCCCCTCCACCCCGAGAACGTCACGCCGCAGGACTGGGCCAACCGGCGTGAGGTGTTCCTCGCCCTGCTGCGCGCGCTGCCGGCCAGCCGCACCATCCAGGTCCGCACGATGCTGATGAAGCAGAAGACGGTCGACCGGCCCACCGGGGCGGATGGAGCACTCACGCCTGAGGAGGCGTTCAACGGCACGCCCGTCGCGCGCATCGGGCACCACAACGACTGCTTCCTCGCCAGCCCGGACGACTTCGGCACCTTCCTGTCCGACCCGATCACGCTGGACCAGGAGTACCTCGCCCAGGACTCGAGGTTCGTCCCGGTCGGTGGCGAGACGTGCAACGTCAACCCGCCGCGTTCGGAATGGCCCAGTGCGGTCGCGGAGATGGAGCGCTACCACTACAGCTACCTCAACTCCGACTACAACAAGGACGTGCTGGGCAGCTGGGGCGCGAACATCGAGGAGGCCCGGCAGCGGCTGGGCTACCGGCTGCGGCTCACCACCGGCGACTTCTCCGACGGCGTGCGGCCGGGGCATTCGTTCACCGCCAATCTGGGCCTGCGCAACGACGGTTTCGCCGCGCCGTACAACCCGCGTTCGGTCCGCCTGGTGCTCACCGGCGCACACCGGTCCTACGAGGTTCCGCTGCCGGCCGACCCGCGCCGCTGGGAGCCGGGCACGCCGATCCAGCTGAACTCCCGGATCTGCGCAAGCCTCCCACCGGGGCGGTACGCCCTGTCCCTGGACCTGCCCTCGCCCGAACACCGGCTGCGGTCGCAGGCTCTGCTCCCTGGCACCGACACGAGCTACCACGCGGCGTACGCGATCCAGCTCGCCAACACCGGCGTGTGGGACTCGCGTACCGGCTACAACGACCTCGGGCAGTCCGTCGTCGTCGGCCGCGACCAGGCACCCTCCACGTCCTGCGCCGGCGGACTGCGGCCGCACCCACTGCCGCGACAGTAGAGGACGACGGGCACGCCCGCGCCGGAGTGGCGGGTGCCGTAGCTGCGCCAAGTTCGACGCCGGGTTCGACGGGCGCCGTGGTCTCGAGGTCGCGGCTGATGGCACGCGTCCGCGACGTCGTTGACTTGCGTTCGCCGGGCGGTGGCTGGATAGCCTTGCGGGATGCGTGAACCTGCCTGTGTCGGCGCCCTCATCCGTGACTCCCAGCACCGGGTCTACGCCCAGCGCCGGAGCCCGGACCGTCGGCTGCTGCCCGGGATCTGGGATGTCGTGGGCGGGCACGTCGAGGCCGGCGAGACGCCGGAGCAGGCGCTGGCCCGGGAGGTCGAGGAGGAGACCGGCTGGCGGCTGCGGAGCGTCGAAGCGGTGGTCGCCGACTGGGAGTGGTCCCACGAAGGTGTCGTACGCCGGGAGCTCGACTATCTCGTCGAGGTGGACGGAGACCTCACCTCTCCCCGGTTGGAGGAGGGCAAGCACGATGCCTACGCCTGGGTGGGACCCGCCGACCTCGATCTGATGATGGTCGACCGTACCGACGGCGACCGGCGGCTGCGGGACGTGGTGGCGAAGGCGATTCGCACCAGGTTCACCGACCGGCTCCGGCTCGAACCCGTCGGCCCTGAGCACGCCGAGGATCTGTGGACGATGCACCAGGACGCGGCGGTCGCCGAGTGGAACGGCGGCCGGTGGACCATCGAGGCCGCGCGGGCCAACGCGGCCGAGTGGGGCGCGGCATGGGAACGCGACGGGGTGCACAAGTGGGTCGCGTACGCCCGCACCGACGATGGGCCGGCCAAGCGGGACGAGCTGATCGGCCGGGGCGGGCTGTCCCGAGCCGTCGTCGACGGCACGGAGTGCCTCGAGCTGGGCTGGAACCTGCGGGACCGTTTCCGCGGGCAGGGATACGCGAGCGAGATCGGCCGGGCGGGGATGGCGTTCGCGTTCGACCAACTCGGCGCCGACGAGGTGGTGGCGTTCACCGAACGGCACAATCTCCGGTCGCGTGCGGTGATGGAACGCATCGGTATGGGGTTCGTCCGGGAGTTCACCTCGCCCGGTCTGGTGGAAGGCCGCGAGGGCGTCCACGACGATGCCGTCTTCGCGCTGTACGCCGCGGACCGCAGGACGTCTCGGCCCACGACGTAGGATTCGACGGTCCGTCACCAGGCCGTCAAGCCCCTCTTGACACTCAAGAACGCTCACTGGCCGGCACCCGGTGACCCGCCGGCCCTCTCCGTCCATCCGGCACCGCGCACGTTGGCCTCTCGTGGGACTCATGGCCGTCGCACGTTCTGGTGCGGGTCCACCCACTCCGGCGGGATGTACTCCGGGTGGCCGTGGCTGCCCATCCGCACCTGCCAGCCCTTGTGGTGCACGAAGGTGTGATGCGTCCGGCACAACAGCACCCCGTTGTCGAGGTCCGTCGGGCCGAAGTCGTCCCACGCCGTCATGTGGTGCGCGATGCAGCGTCGTTCGGGTACCAGGCATTCGGGGAAGTGACAGTGGGACCCGTCGCGGACGGCGAGGGCGCGGCGTTGGGCTTCGGTGAAGAACCTGTCGGCCATTCCGACGTCGAGGACCTCGCCGTTGCCGCCGAGTACGACGGGGATGATGTTCGCGTCGCACGCCATCCTCCGGATCGTCGCCACCGACAGCGGCTCACCACGCAGTCCGGTGATGCGAGCTGAACCGCCGCCACCGCAGTTCTGACACCCGTCGTGGGGATCGAGGGCAGCCTCCGGCACCGCCGCACCCTCGTCGGGTTCGGCGTCGTTGTCGGCATCCGCTCCGAGGTCGCAGTCCTCAGGTCCGGTATGTGGTTCCGGATCCCATCGGGGTCCCGGCTCAGCTTCGGGGCCGGTACCGGTGGCGGTGTTCGGTTGTGGGGGCTGGCCGGGTTCTCGCGGTGCGGGTATCCGCTCCGCGACCCCGGTCGGCGGGTCCGGCTGACGGGGCGGTGGTTTCTCGTTGTCCGGTTGACCTTTCGGCGCGGTCGCTGTGGTCTCCGCGCCAGTGGGAGCCGCCGCCGGGTCGCCGGTGCCGGCCGCGCTTTTGATCTGGACGGGGTCGCTCGTCACGTCCGGGTCGCCGGCGTCGTAATGGTCGCCGGGTTCACTGGCGTCAGCAGGCTCGGCGGTGGGGCCGCTCGTGACGTCCGGGTCGTCGGCGTCGTCGTGGTTGGTGACTGCATGGCCAGACCGGGCGTCGGGACCGGTGTCGTCGGCGTTCTCGCTGGGCTTTGTGTCTGCACTGGGCTCGCCGCAACTGCTGGGCTCGGCGTCCTCAGGCATGGCGGCCTCAGTGCCGCCAGGATTCTTACCCGGCTGGGCAGTCTCGGCCTTCTTGCTGGGCTTGGTGCCCGTCGCGGCGGTGGCGTCGTTGGTGCTGGCGCGCTTGCGGGCCTTGCGCTGTGCTTGGCGTTTGGCGTCGGGGGTCTGGCAGCCGCAGGGCATGGGGCGGACGGGGTTGAGGTCGTCGATCGTGCCGAACCCGACACCTGCCATCAGCTGCTGCAGGTGGATCAGGACGGTGACGCAGTCCCGGCCGCGGCCGCGGTTGGGGGATGCCTCCCACTCGGCCATCGCGGCGACGAGTTCGGCGAACGCGTCCCCGCGCCGCTGGTCCAGCGGCCGGTCGTCAGGTTCGGCGCGCTTGTCGGCGGCGACGAGCATTTCGATGATCTTGCGGAGTTGTTCCATCTCCAGCACCGGCAGCTTGATCACCACCGTCTCCGACCCCGGGCTGCCGTTCGGGACGTATTTCAGGGACCGTGCACACTGCGCGGCCTGTTCCTCATCGCCGAGTTCCTTGCCCAGCCGTCTCTCCCACTCCTCCGGTGCGAGGTACTGCAGCAGCGCCCGCCCCAGCACCCGCACGTCGTCGGGGTTACGCCGCCTGGCTTCGTCGATCAGGTACTCCTCGGCCTTCACCCGTTGTTCGAGGCTGATCCATTTGGGCAGATCGGTGATCGCGGCGGCGATCACCTGAGCGTGCCGAAAGGAGACCTCCCCGCGTGCCATGGCGCGGGCAGTCAACGTCACGGTCCGGTCCAGGTCGCGGGCCAGGTTGACGGTCGCGTAGGAGTCCTTCATGCCCATCCGCTGCGTGGTGCGCAGCCAGGCCGCCGTGGTCGCCGCGCCGGTGGTCTTGCCGATGTCGCAGGCCTCTGCCTGACGTACCCATCCGAGTTTCAGCGCGTCGAACCGGGACTCCTCCACGGTGAGTTCGCTGATCAGCTCACCGAGGGCGCGGGCGTCGACGTAGGTGGTGGGGGTGGCCAGGGCGTCGTCGAGTCCGGCGCGGAACATGCCGACCGCAGCCTTCAACCGGGCGACGGTGCCACTGCCACCGCTGCCGGGAAGGTCCTGCGTCGTCGAATGCATGTTCGAACTCTACCGGCTGCCACCGACACCTCACCCGTTGTCCACAAGGGCAAGCCGATCCGCCACCTGTGGACAAAAAGCTGGCACGCCCTCCCCCGCGAGGGGACCGCCAACCTCGATTCAATGAACGGTCGAGACCTGAAGCCGGCCGAGGATCTCGGGCGTGACGGGTACGCCGACGGACTGCAACGCCGTCAGCGCCGCACCGCCGAGCGGGTCGAGTGCGGCAGTCACGACGCCGACCGTGGGCGCGGAATCAGCGGAGAGAAGCGGGCCGATCCGGTCGGCGAACTCGGGGGCGGTGGCCAGCGCGCCCGCCAACGCCACCGGCACGGCGACGTCGCTGACCAACGGAGCCAGCAGCCGGACGCCGGCCGCGGTCTTCTCGGCCAGCCGGGTCACCGCCGCGTCGGCGAGCGGGGAGGTGCCCGCGGCAGCGGTGACCGCGGGCGCCAGTCCGCCGTAGCGGCGCTTCACGTCGTTGTGGTCCAGGCCGCCGAGCCCGAGAACGATCCGCCGGAGGTCCGCGACGTCGCGGGCGCCCCACCAGGCCAGCACCGTCCCGACGAATGTCAGATCGGCGTCGGCGTACTCGCCGAGCAGGATGCGGTGCATCACGTCGAAGACGAGGTGCCGCGCACCACCGGCGTAGTGCTGGAACCGGCCGCTCGCGAGCACCGTGCCGTCGGCGGTGATCGCCGCGACCATCGAACCGGTGCCGCCGACGACGATGACTCCCGGCGCTCCGGCGAGCGCGCCGCGATGCGCGATGACCGCGTCGTTGACCACGTGCCGCGGGCAGGTCAGCGCGGATCCGTCGAAGAACGCGCCGATCCAGTCCGCTTCACCGTCGATCGGGTACCCCGCCACGCCTGCCGCCATCGCGACCGCGTCCTCGACCGCGAGCCCGCCCTCGGTCACCGCCGCGGCGATCGTGGAACAGACGTTCTCGGCGGCGGCGTGATTGTGAGAGGGCGACCCGCCTGCCCCGACAGCCCGGGCCAGCAACCAACCCTCGAGACCGAAACAACCAACCCTGGTTTGCGTTCCACCGGCGTCGACCGCGACGACGTACGGCATGGAAGTCGGCATGGCGTGCAGGCTAGTCGATCACACGCCCTCCACGCCCTCCACGAACAGCAACCGGCGGTCCAGTGCGGTCCGGCGGATCGCCAGCGCCTCGGCATAGTCGTCGGAGTCGTACCACTCCCGTGCCCGCGCCATCGAGGCGAACTCGACCACGACCACCCGCGCCGACTCCGGCCACTTTCCTTCGGGTACGAACGGCTCGGCGCCCCGCACGACGTAGCGGCCACCGTGGCGGGCGATGGACTCGGCCGCGAGCGTGCGATAGCGGTCGGCGGCGGCCCGGTCGACGATGTCGACCTCGGAGATCACGTAAGCAGGCATGCCACCAGCTTCGCACGATGGTCAGACATCAACGGGCATTGGTGTTTGGGCATCGGCGACCCGGTCGAGCCCGACCACCCCCAAACGCTCAAACGCTCAAACGCTCAGACGCCCGCGAGCTCGGGCTGGAGTACCGCCT
This Actinopolymorpha cephalotaxi DNA region includes the following protein-coding sequences:
- a CDS encoding DUF4832 domain-containing protein encodes the protein MPRRLSATVALVCGLALLPALPAFASPASTSSAATRHSSPGDGQRTERTYAPSDQTIANPERGFYHHTETHFRADGSGYEPLDLATLRGWREREHVTQILRVFYLEKFAGTDTIDPAYLARVQADFATARAAGVKVIVRFAYAQPKDDWPYQPPYGDAPKDRVLRHIAQLAPVLRANADVIATVQAGFIGLWGEGYYTDHFVADPLHPENVTPQDWANRREVFLALLRALPASRTIQVRTMLMKQKTVDRPTGADGALTPEEAFNGTPVARIGHHNDCFLASPDDFGTFLSDPITLDQEYLAQDSRFVPVGGETCNVNPPRSEWPSAVAEMERYHYSYLNSDYNKDVLGSWGANIEEARQRLGYRLRLTTGDFSDGVRPGHSFTANLGLRNDGFAAPYNPRSVRLVLTGAHRSYEVPLPADPRRWEPGTPIQLNSRICASLPPGRYALSLDLPSPEHRLRSQALLPGTDTSYHAAYAIQLANTGVWDSRTGYNDLGQSVVVGRDQAPSTSCAGGLRPHPLPRQ
- a CDS encoding GNAT family N-acetyltransferase — its product is MREPACVGALIRDSQHRVYAQRRSPDRRLLPGIWDVVGGHVEAGETPEQALAREVEEETGWRLRSVEAVVADWEWSHEGVVRRELDYLVEVDGDLTSPRLEEGKHDAYAWVGPADLDLMMVDRTDGDRRLRDVVAKAIRTRFTDRLRLEPVGPEHAEDLWTMHQDAAVAEWNGGRWTIEAARANAAEWGAAWERDGVHKWVAYARTDDGPAKRDELIGRGGLSRAVVDGTECLELGWNLRDRFRGQGYASEIGRAGMAFAFDQLGADEVVAFTERHNLRSRAVMERIGMGFVREFTSPGLVEGREGVHDDAVFALYAADRRTSRPTT
- a CDS encoding HNH endonuclease signature motif containing protein — encoded protein: MHSTTQDLPGSGGSGTVARLKAAVGMFRAGLDDALATPTTYVDARALGELISELTVEESRFDALKLGWVRQAEACDIGKTTGAATTAAWLRTTQRMGMKDSYATVNLARDLDRTVTLTARAMARGEVSFRHAQVIAAAITDLPKWISLEQRVKAEEYLIDEARRRNPDDVRVLGRALLQYLAPEEWERRLGKELGDEEQAAQCARSLKYVPNGSPGSETVVIKLPVLEMEQLRKIIEMLVAADKRAEPDDRPLDQRRGDAFAELVAAMAEWEASPNRGRGRDCVTVLIHLQQLMAGVGFGTIDDLNPVRPMPCGCQTPDAKRQAQRKARKRASTNDATAATGTKPSKKAETAQPGKNPGGTEAAMPEDAEPSSCGEPSADTKPSENADDTGPDARSGHAVTNHDDADDPDVTSGPTAEPADASEPGDHYDAGDPDVTSDPVQIKSAAGTGDPAAAPTGAETTATAPKGQPDNEKPPPRQPDPPTGVAERIPAPREPGQPPQPNTATGTGPEAEPGPRWDPEPHTGPEDCDLGADADNDAEPDEGAAVPEAALDPHDGCQNCGGGGSARITGLRGEPLSVATIRRMACDANIIPVVLGGNGEVLDVGMADRFFTEAQRRALAVRDGSHCHFPECLVPERRCIAHHMTAWDDFGPTDLDNGVLLCRTHHTFVHHKGWQVRMGSHGHPEYIPPEWVDPHQNVRRP
- a CDS encoding BadF/BadG/BcrA/BcrD ATPase family protein, whose protein sequence is MPTSMPYVVAVDAGGTQTRVGCFGLEGWLLARAVGAGGSPSHNHAAAENVCSTIAAAVTEGGLAVEDAVAMAAGVAGYPIDGEADWIGAFFDGSALTCPRHVVNDAVIAHRGALAGAPGVIVVGGTGSMVAAITADGTVLASGRFQHYAGGARHLVFDVMHRILLGEYADADLTFVGTVLAWWGARDVADLRRIVLGLGGLDHNDVKRRYGGLAPAVTAAAGTSPLADAAVTRLAEKTAAGVRLLAPLVSDVAVPVALAGALATAPEFADRIGPLLSADSAPTVGVVTAALDPLGGAALTALQSVGVPVTPEILGRLQVSTVH
- a CDS encoding DUF1330 domain-containing protein, with amino-acid sequence MPAYVISEVDIVDRAAADRYRTLAAESIARHGGRYVVRGAEPFVPEGKWPESARVVVVEFASMARAREWYDSDDYAEALAIRRTALDRRLLFVEGVEGV